One window from the genome of Salvia miltiorrhiza cultivar Shanhuang (shh) chromosome 7, IMPLAD_Smil_shh, whole genome shotgun sequence encodes:
- the LOC130996162 gene encoding uncharacterized protein LOC130996162 isoform X1: MYLYPFITCIGANRYFYLCLNDLIAFGGGASFALCLNEDLLSGTSGPCETFGNSCLAHVQEFVLKDVELWGFTHASQYLT, translated from the exons ATGTATCTTTATCCATTTATTACTTGTATAGGTGCAAACAGATACTTCTATTTGTGCTTGAATGATTTGATTGCTTTCGGTGGAGGTGCAAGCTTTGCTCTGTGCTTGAACGAAGATCT ATTATCTGGAACCAGTGGCCCTTGTGAAACATTTGGGAACTCGTGTTTAGCTCATGTTCAAGAGTTTGTATTGAAGGATGTTGAG CTGTGGGGTTTTACGCACGCATCTCAATACCTTACATGA
- the LOC130996162 gene encoding uncharacterized protein LOC130996162 isoform X2: MYLYPFITCIGANRYFYLCLNDLIAFGGGASFALLSGTSGPCETFGNSCLAHVQEFVLKDVELWGFTHASQYLT, from the exons ATGTATCTTTATCCATTTATTACTTGTATAGGTGCAAACAGATACTTCTATTTGTGCTTGAATGATTTGATTGCTTTCGGTGGAGGTGCAAGCTTTGCTCT ATTATCTGGAACCAGTGGCCCTTGTGAAACATTTGGGAACTCGTGTTTAGCTCATGTTCAAGAGTTTGTATTGAAGGATGTTGAG CTGTGGGGTTTTACGCACGCATCTCAATACCTTACATGA
- the LOC130996164 gene encoding ABC transporter I family member 10-like, with translation MNATAMVRATAAVQFPLHRVHSSGDNYTATVATTSAIECRNLSYSVRTRQGNFVPVLTDCSLSIPSGQFWMLLGPNGCGKSTLLKILGGLLNPSGGYLHVKKPRSFVFQNPDHQVVMPTVEVDVAFGLGKFSMANDEITSRVAKALDAVGMHEYLQRPIQTLSGGQKQRVAIAGALAEACKVLLLDELTSFLDEDDQVGVVRAVQSSVASSKGTTALWVTHRLEELEYADGAVYMEDGKVVLQGNASTIKNFVESKQASYIKQINS, from the exons ATGAACGCGACCGCCATGGTTCGCGCCACCGCGGCCGTGCAATTTCCACTTCACCGTGTTCACTCCAGCGGAGACAATTACACCGCCACCGTCGCCACCACTTCAGCAATAGAATGTCGGAATCTCAGCTACTCCGTTAGGACTCGGCAGGGAAATTTTGTCCCAGTTCTCACCGATTGCTCTCTCAGCATTCCATCTGGACAGTTCTGGATGCTTCTAGGCCCCAATGGTTGCGGGAAATCTACCCTTCTAAAG ATTttgggtggtttattgaatccAAGTGGTGGGTATTTGCATGTGAAGAAGCCCAGGAGTTTCGTATTTCAGAATCCTGATCACCAG GTAGTTATGCCCACTGTAGAGGTGGATGTGGCGTTTGGCCTTGGCAAATTCAGTATGGCCAATGATGAGATTACATCTAGAGTGGCTAAAGCTTTGGATGCCGTAGGCATGCATGAATACTTGCAA AGACCAATCCAGACCCTTAGTGGTGGTCAGAAGCAAAGGGTTGCTATAGCTGGCGCTCTGGCGGAAGCATGCAAAGTATTGTTACTGGATGAACTTACATCATTCTTGGATGAAGATGATCAG GTTGGGGTTGTAAGAGCAGTTCAAAGCTCTGTGGCTAGTTCCAAAGGAACTACAGCATTATGGGTTACACACCGTTTAGAAGAACTCGAATATGCAGATGGTGCCGTCTACATGGAAGATGGCAAGGTTGTTTTACAAGGCAATGCTTCTACCATAAAGAATTTTGTTGAGTCTAAGCAAGCCTCTTACATTAAGCAAATTAATTCTTGA
- the LOC130996163 gene encoding LOW QUALITY PROTEIN: receptor protein kinase TMK1-like (The sequence of the model RefSeq protein was modified relative to this genomic sequence to represent the inferred CDS: inserted 2 bases in 1 codon), with protein MALSLIFFAVCSFLAAVARSQSGDAAVMQELKKSINAPSELGWSDADPCKWKSVQCTRDNRVTRIQIGHQNLEGSLPPSLGKLTSLQVFEVQNNQLSGALPSLAGLNSLQSLLLSNNNFTSIPPDFFDGMISLQDVYLDSNPFSSWQIPAGLKSASTLQMFSATSANISGQLPDFFGSDTFPSLTSLRLSFNYIQGPLPPSFAGSSIQTLWLNGQRSGNGMNGSISILQNMTQLTQIWLHSNDFSGPLPDFTALIQLQNLSLRQNSLTGPVPDSLVGLKTLMTVNLTSNKLQGKTPKFSSSVQVDMSPNSNSFCLPDPGVECDPRVNTLLDVAKDMGYPATFADNWKGNDPCTSWKGITCSVNNITVVNFRGMALSGTISPSFAKFPSLQRLILSNNNLTGTIPNELTTLPSLVELDISNNQIYGKVPQFKTGVNLKTAGNVNIGKDGPPPTGAGGKENPGGSSPGGSGTSSGNAKKSSTXGVVVGSVVGGVCVLALAGTLVFCLYRGKLKRSGRVQSPHTTVIHPRLSGSEDAVKITIAGSGVNGSGTSESYSHGSSGPSDLHIVEAGNMVISIQVLRNVTNNFSERNILGRGGFGTVYKGELHDGTKIAVKRMESGVISEKGLDEFRSEIAVLTKVRHRHLVALLGYCLDGNERLLVFEYMPQGTLSRFLFNWKEEGLQPLEWMKRLTIALDVARGVEYLHGLAQQSFIHRDLKPSNILLGDDMRAKVADFGLVRLAPDGKASIATKLAGTFGYLAPEYAVTGRVSTKIDVFSFGVILMEIITGRKALDESFPDDSQHLVPWFRRMLINKETFRKAIDQTIEVTEETFGSICTVGELAGHCSAREPSQRPDMGHVVNVLSSLAELWKPSEPADPDDVYGIDYDMTLPQALKKWQALEGVSLIDGDASSSSYPGSNDNTQTSIPTRPSGFADSFTSADGR; from the exons ATGGCGTTAAGTTTGATTTTCTTCGCCGTCTGTTCATTTCTAGCCGCCGTCGCCCGCTCCCAATCCGGCGACGCGGCGGTTATgcaggaattgaagaagagcATCAACGCTCCGAGTGAACTCGGGTGGAGCGACGCCGACCCCTGCAAATGGAAGTCCGTTCAGTGCACACGAGACAACCGGGTCACCCGGATCCAAATCGGGCACCAAAACCTGGAGGGGTCGCTGCCTCCGTCCCTCGGCAAACTCACCTCCCTGCAAGTCTTTGAGGTCCAAAACAACCAGCTCTCCGGCGCGCTCCCGAGTCTCGCCGGGCTGAACTCGCTCCAGTCGCTCCTCCTCAGCAACAACAACTTCACCTCCATCCCTCCCGACTTCTTCGACGGTATGATCTCGCTGCAAGATGTCTACTTGGATTCCAATCCCTTCAGCTCTTGGCAAATTCCGGCCGGCCTCAAGAGCGCCTCCACTCTGCAAATGTTCTCTGCGACCTCCGCGAATATCTCCGGACAATTACCCGATTTCTTCGGGTCGGACACGTTTCCTAGCTTGACTAGTCTGCGCTTATCGTTCAACTATATCCAGGGCCCCTTGCCGCCCTCGTTTGCCGGCTCTTCGATACAGACTCTGTGGTTGAACGGTCAGAGAAGTGGAAATGGAATGAACGGTTCCATTTCGATTCTGCAAAACATGACTCAACTCACTCAAATCTGGTTACACAGCAATGATTTCTCCGGCCCCTTGCCTGATTTCACGGCGTTGATTCAGTTGCAGAATTTGTCCTTAAGGCAGAATAGCTTGACAGGCCCCGTGCCCGACTCTTTGGTAGGATTGAAAACCCTAATGACAGTGAATTTGACGAGTAATAAGCTTCAAGGGAAAACCCCCAAATTCAGTAGCTCTGTGCAGGTTGATATGTCTCCGAATTCCAACAGTTTCTGCTTGCCCGATCCTGGTGTAGAATGTGATCCTCGCGTTAATACTTTGCTCGATGTGGCCAAGGATATGGGTTATCCTGCTACATTTGCTGATAACTGGAAGGGGAATGATCCCTGCACTTCATGGAAGGGGATCACCTGCAGTGTTAACAACATCACTGTGGTGAACTTTCGCGGAATGGCTCTCTCGGGTACTATATCTCCAAGCTTCGCTAAGTTCCCATCGCTGCAGAGGCTGATTCTGTCTAATAATAACTTGACGGGAACCATTCCGAATGAGCTCACCACATTGCCCAGTCTTGTGGAGCTGGACATTTCGAATAATCAGATTTATGGGAAGGTTCCTCAATTCAAGACTGGTGTGAATTTGAAGACTGCTGGGAATGTGAACATTGGCAAGGATGGCCCGCCGCCTACTGGGGCCGGTGGGAAAGAGAATCCGGGTGGATCATCCCCCGGTGGTAGTGGGACAAGCAGTGGCAATGCCAAGAAATCTTCGAC TGGGGTAGTTGTAGGTTCGGTAGTTGGGGGAGTGTGCGTTCTTGCCCTTGCTGGAACGTTGGTCTTCTGTCTTTATAGAGGTAAGCTCAAGCGCAGTGGGAGGGTCCAGTCTCCTCACACGACAGTCATCCATCCGCGCCTCTCAGGCTCTGAGGACGCTGTCAAGATCACCATTGCTGGTTCGGGTGTCAATGGTAGTGGCACGAGTGAGAGCTACAGCCACGGGAGCAGTGGCCCAAGCGACCTCCACATTGTGGAGGCTGGTAACATGGTGATATCCATCCAAGTTCTGAGAAATGTGACGAACAATTTCAGTGAGCGGAACATACTTGGGAGGGGGGGATTCGGGACTGTGTACAAGGGGGAGCTGCACGACGGGACTAAGATTGCAGTGAAGCGGATGGAGTCGGGGGTGATAAGCGAGAAGGGGTTAGATGAGTTTAGGTCTGAGATTGCTGTTCTTACAAAAGTGAGACATAGGCATTTGGTAGCTCTGTTGGGGTATTGCTTGGATGGGAATGAGAGGCTGCTGGTTTTCGAGTACATGCCTCAGGGGACTCTTAGCCGGTTTCTGTTCAACTGGAAAGAAGAGGGTTTGCAGCCTCTGGAATGGATGAAGAGGCTGACGATTGCGCTTGATGTTGCTAGAGGGGTTGAATACCTCCACGGTTTGGCTCAGCAGAGCTTTATTCACCGGGATCTTAAGCCGTCTAATATTCTTCTTGGAGATGATATGAGGGCTAAAGTAGCAGATTTTGGACTTGTTAGGCTTGCTCCTGATGGAAAAGCTTCCATCGCCACCAAACTGGCCGGAACCTTTGGTTATCTTGCACCAGAATATGCAG TGACGGGGCGAGTGAGTACTAAGATCGATGTGTTCAGCTTCGGGGTGATTCTAATGGAGATCATCACCGGAAGAAAAGCCCTAGACGAGTCTTTCCCAGACGACAGCCAGCATCTGGTTCCGTGGTTCAGGCGCATGCTAATCAACAAGGAGACATTCCGCAAAGCGATTGATCAAACCATTGAAGTCACTGAAGAGACCTTTGGTAGCATTTGCACGGTGGGAGAGCTGGCCGGACACTGCTCTGCTAGGGAGCCCTCCCAGAGGCCCGATATGGGCCACGTGGTCAACGTGCTTTCCTCTCTGGCTGAGCTGTGGAAGCCCTCGGAGCCTGCTGATCCGGACGACGTGTATGGGATTGATTACGACATGACCTTGCCTCAGGCGCTCAAGAAATGGCAGGCGCTCGAGGGAGTGAGCTTGATCGATGGGGATGCCTCCTCCTCGTCTTACCCTGGGAGCAACGACAACACTCAGACGAGTATACCCACTCGCCCTTCCGGCTTTGCGGATTCCTTCACGTCAGCCGACGGCCGGTGA